In the Chroococcidiopsis sp. SAG 2025 genome, one interval contains:
- the gcvP gene encoding aminomethyl-transferring glycine dehydrogenase yields the protein MVLDSPRIQRDRQQKQISSESISFRQRHIGPQPIEVEQMLEVLGLPTLDALIDRTVPQAIRQKRSLQLEGDRSEYAALAQLKAIASKNQVFRSFIGMGYYGCITPPVIQRNILENPGWYTAYTPYQPEIAQGRLEALLNFQTTIIDLTGLEIANASLLDEGTAAAEAMTMSYGLCKTKVKAFFVSQNCHPQTIQVVQTRARPLGINVIVGDHQTFKFDVPVFGVLLQYPASDGTIYDYQAFVEQAHAAGALVTVAADPLSLTLLTPPGEWGADIAVGSTQRFGVPMGYGGPHAAYFATKEEFKRQVPGRIVGVSKDVHGKTALRLALQTREQHIRRDKATSNICTAQVLLAVMASMYAVYHGSQGLKQIATRIHKFTAILAAGLQQLGYTISSESFFDTLRINLVNRNLDDILQACQAKKINIRIFDEKSVGISLDETIAETDLIDLFEIFAGSNNLPFTIEELGAGLIDRSGGSQRSGQNPPLQAPTELTRTSEFLTHPVFNRYHSETELLRYIYRLQAKDLSLTTSMIPLGSCTMKLNATAEMMPVTWQEFGNLHPFAPLSQTRGYQIVFQQLEAWLAEITGFAAVSLQPNAGSQGEYAGLLTIRHYHESRGEGHRNICLIPQSAHGTNPASAVMAGMKVVAIACDEQGNVDIEDLQAKAEKHKDELAALMVTYPSTHGVFEEQIKDICAIVHAYGGQVYMDGANLNAQVGLCRPGDIGADVCHLNLHKTFCIPHGGGGPGMGPIGVAIHLAPFLPDTSIAQISSDTHPSLLTPHPSNIGAISAAPWGSASILTISWMYIAMMGGEGLTEATKVAILNANYIARRLEPHYPVLYKGKAGFVAHECILDLRSLKKTAGIEVEDIAKRLMDYGFHAPTISWPVAGTMMVEPTESESKEELDRFCDAMIAIRQEIAEIEAGKVSREDNLLKNAPHTAESLLASDWQHPYTREQAAYPAPWTREHKFWVAVGRIDSAFGDRNFVCSCQPMEAYS from the coding sequence GTGGTACTAGACAGTCCTCGTATTCAACGAGATCGGCAGCAAAAACAAATCAGCAGCGAGTCAATTTCATTTCGACAAAGACACATTGGTCCTCAACCGATTGAGGTTGAGCAAATGCTAGAAGTGTTGGGGCTACCGACCCTTGATGCTTTAATTGACCGGACAGTGCCACAAGCCATTCGCCAAAAGCGATCGCTCCAATTAGAAGGCGATCGCAGCGAATATGCGGCTTTGGCACAGTTAAAAGCGATCGCCTCGAAAAACCAAGTATTTCGGTCGTTTATCGGCATGGGATATTACGGCTGCATTACTCCACCAGTAATTCAGCGAAATATTTTGGAAAACCCAGGCTGGTACACTGCTTATACTCCCTACCAACCAGAAATTGCTCAGGGACGACTAGAGGCGCTGCTAAATTTTCAAACGACAATTATTGACTTGACGGGTTTGGAAATTGCCAACGCTTCTTTACTAGATGAAGGGACAGCCGCCGCCGAAGCCATGACTATGAGTTATGGTCTGTGCAAAACGAAGGTAAAAGCTTTCTTTGTCTCCCAAAACTGCCACCCCCAGACAATTCAAGTCGTGCAGACTCGTGCTAGACCGCTGGGAATTAACGTGATTGTTGGCGACCACCAAACTTTCAAGTTTGACGTGCCAGTATTTGGCGTGTTGCTGCAATATCCAGCCAGTGACGGTACGATTTATGACTATCAGGCATTTGTGGAACAAGCCCATGCTGCGGGGGCATTGGTAACTGTCGCCGCCGACCCTTTGAGTTTAACTTTACTGACTCCCCCGGGAGAGTGGGGTGCTGATATTGCGGTAGGCAGCACGCAGCGCTTTGGCGTACCGATGGGTTATGGCGGACCCCATGCAGCATATTTCGCCACTAAAGAAGAATTTAAGCGACAAGTTCCAGGGCGGATTGTCGGAGTTTCTAAAGATGTCCACGGGAAAACAGCCTTACGCCTAGCACTACAAACTCGCGAACAACATATCCGCCGCGACAAAGCCACCAGTAATATTTGCACGGCGCAGGTCTTACTGGCAGTCATGGCTTCGATGTATGCGGTGTATCACGGTTCTCAAGGACTGAAACAAATTGCTACGAGAATCCACAAATTTACGGCAATTTTAGCAGCAGGATTACAGCAGCTAGGCTATACCATTAGTTCAGAATCTTTCTTCGATACATTACGGATTAATTTAGTCAATCGTAACTTAGATGATATTTTGCAGGCTTGCCAAGCTAAGAAAATCAATATACGGATATTTGATGAAAAGTCTGTAGGTATCTCTTTAGATGAAACGATCGCAGAAACAGATTTAATCGACCTATTCGAGATTTTTGCAGGTAGTAACAATCTCCCCTTCACCATTGAAGAATTGGGGGCGGGTTTGATAGATCGATCTGGGGGTAGTCAGAGATCTGGGCAAAACCCGCCCCTACAAGCACCCACAGAACTGACTCGCACCAGCGAATTTCTCACCCATCCCGTTTTCAACCGCTACCATTCGGAAACAGAACTACTGCGATACATTTATCGCTTGCAGGCAAAGGATTTGTCCTTGACAACATCGATGATTCCCTTGGGTTCCTGCACGATGAAACTGAATGCAACGGCAGAGATGATGCCTGTGACTTGGCAGGAATTCGGCAATCTGCATCCGTTTGCCCCACTGTCGCAAACGCGAGGGTATCAGATTGTATTCCAACAGTTAGAAGCATGGTTGGCGGAAATCACGGGTTTTGCTGCGGTTTCTCTGCAACCTAACGCTGGTTCGCAGGGTGAATATGCTGGTCTGCTAACGATTCGGCACTATCATGAAAGTCGGGGAGAAGGACATCGGAATATTTGTTTGATTCCCCAATCTGCCCACGGTACGAATCCAGCTAGTGCGGTAATGGCGGGGATGAAAGTGGTGGCGATCGCCTGCGACGAACAAGGTAATGTAGACATAGAAGATTTGCAGGCAAAGGCAGAAAAGCACAAAGACGAACTCGCCGCGTTGATGGTGACATATCCCTCCACCCACGGCGTATTTGAGGAACAAATTAAAGATATCTGCGCGATCGTCCATGCCTACGGCGGACAAGTCTACATGGATGGGGCAAATCTCAACGCCCAAGTCGGTTTGTGTCGCCCTGGAGATATTGGTGCAGATGTCTGTCACCTCAACCTGCACAAAACCTTCTGTATCCCTCACGGTGGTGGTGGTCCTGGAATGGGTCCAATTGGTGTAGCAATTCACCTCGCCCCCTTCCTCCCCGACACTTCTATTGCTCAAATCAGTAGCGATACTCATCCCTCACTCCTCACTCCTCACCCCTCCAATATTGGCGCTATCTCCGCTGCACCTTGGGGCAGTGCTAGCATCCTGACAATTTCTTGGATGTACATTGCCATGATGGGGGGCGAGGGATTGACAGAGGCGACTAAAGTGGCAATTCTCAACGCTAACTATATCGCCCGTAGATTGGAGCCACACTACCCCGTACTGTACAAGGGTAAGGCTGGTTTCGTTGCCCACGAGTGTATTTTAGATCTGCGATCGCTCAAGAAAACTGCCGGAATTGAAGTCGAAGATATTGCCAAACGCTTGATGGACTACGGCTTCCACGCCCCGACAATTTCTTGGCCCGTTGCAGGGACGATGATGGTAGAACCCACAGAAAGCGAATCGAAGGAAGAATTGGATCGATTCTGCGATGCCATGATTGCGATTCGGCAGGAAATTGCCGAGATTGAAGCAGGCAAAGTCAGTCGGGAAGATAATTTATTAAAAAATGCTCCCCATACGGCTGAAAGCCTGCTAGCAAGCGATTGGCAACATCCTTACACCCGCGAACAAGCCGCCTATCCCGCCCCGTGGACGCGAGAACATAAGTTCTGGGTTGCCGTGGGACGAATTGATAGTGCCTTTGGCGATCGCAATTTCGTCTGTTCCTGTCAACCGATGGAGGCGTATAGCTAG
- the gcvH gene encoding glycine cleavage system protein GcvH, whose protein sequence is MELEYPSDLKYLDSHEYVRMDGDIATIGISAFAVDQLGDIVFLELPEVGDRVTKGETFGSVESVKAVEDMYSAVTGTVVERNETVLETPEQLADDPYGEGWLLKVRVEDASELDEALTAEEYRAQVEGA, encoded by the coding sequence ATGGAGTTGGAATATCCAAGCGACCTAAAATATCTTGACTCGCACGAATACGTCCGCATGGATGGCGATATCGCTACTATTGGCATTTCTGCTTTTGCTGTCGATCAGTTAGGTGACATTGTATTTCTGGAACTACCTGAAGTTGGCGATCGCGTCACTAAAGGAGAAACCTTCGGTTCCGTAGAATCAGTTAAAGCTGTAGAAGATATGTACTCCGCCGTAACTGGTACAGTAGTCGAACGCAATGAAACTGTACTGGAGACACCAGAACAACTAGCAGACGATCCCTATGGGGAAGGCTGGTTGCTCAAAGTGCGTGTCGAAGATGCCAGCGAATTAGACGAGGCGTTAACTGCTGAAGAATACCGCGCCCAGGTAGAGGGGGCGTAG
- the gcvT gene encoding glycine cleavage system aminomethyltransferase GcvT: protein MANQEETALPLAQTPLYHLALELKARLTSFGGWEMPVQFVGIGQEHAAVRTTAGMFDISHMGKFVLRGKQLVAQLQNLVPSDLSRLRSGEAQYTVLLNPQAGIIDDIIFYYQGEDNDTQQGVLIVNAATTSKDKQWLLQHLDTEQVELQDISRRKILIAVQGPQAVAHLQNLVEADLSQVKAFGHLETKILGEPSFMARTGYTGEDGFEVMVDPEAGVKVWRSLAQAGVIPCGLGARDTLRLEAAMALYGQDIDDNTTPLEAGLGWLVHLDTKGDFIGRDILEQQKTNGVSRRLVGLQMPGRHIARHGYQVLSEGKIVGEITSGTLSPTLGYPIALAYIPTSLSQPGQTLDVEIRGKTYPAVVVKKPFYRAKTRPAK, encoded by the coding sequence GTGGCTAATCAAGAAGAAACTGCCCTACCTCTGGCGCAAACGCCCCTCTATCACCTCGCTCTAGAACTGAAAGCAAGATTGACGAGTTTTGGTGGCTGGGAAATGCCCGTGCAGTTTGTTGGGATCGGACAAGAACATGCTGCGGTCAGGACAACGGCGGGAATGTTTGATATTTCCCACATGGGTAAATTCGTCCTGCGGGGAAAACAGCTAGTCGCTCAACTGCAAAACTTAGTTCCTTCCGATTTGAGTCGGCTGCGATCGGGAGAAGCACAATACACGGTGCTGTTAAATCCACAAGCCGGAATTATTGATGACATCATCTTCTACTACCAAGGGGAAGATAATGATACGCAACAAGGAGTATTGATCGTCAATGCCGCAACCACCAGTAAAGATAAACAATGGTTGTTGCAACACCTCGACACAGAACAGGTAGAACTACAAGACATCTCCCGCCGGAAAATCTTAATTGCGGTGCAAGGACCGCAAGCCGTGGCACATTTGCAAAACTTAGTCGAAGCAGACTTATCTCAAGTCAAAGCCTTCGGGCATTTAGAAACCAAGATCTTAGGAGAACCGAGTTTTATGGCTCGGACTGGTTATACGGGAGAAGATGGATTTGAGGTGATGGTAGACCCAGAAGCAGGGGTCAAAGTGTGGCGATCGCTCGCTCAAGCCGGAGTCATTCCCTGCGGGCTAGGGGCGAGAGACACCCTACGATTAGAGGCAGCTATGGCACTCTACGGACAAGACATTGATGATAATACCACCCCCTTAGAAGCAGGTTTAGGCTGGCTCGTCCACCTCGACACCAAAGGCGACTTTATCGGGCGCGATATCCTAGAGCAACAGAAAACAAACGGAGTTTCACGACGATTGGTAGGGTTGCAAATGCCAGGGCGACACATTGCCCGCCATGGCTACCAAGTCTTATCTGAAGGTAAAATCGTAGGAGAGATTACCAGCGGCACGTTATCCCCCACGTTAGGCTATCCGATCGCCCTAGCCTACATTCCCACATCCCTCAGCCAGCCAGGGCAAACCTTAGACGTAGAAATCAGAGGCAAAACCTATCCAGCGGTAGTAGTGAAAAAACCCTTCTATCGGGCTAAAACTCGTCCGGCGAAGTAA